One window of the Misgurnus anguillicaudatus chromosome 8, ASM2758022v2, whole genome shotgun sequence genome contains the following:
- the mier1a gene encoding mesoderm induction early response protein 1a isoform X1 has product MAEPPLSNVSPGIEVGDGPMGQDEDKDFDPTADMLVHDFDDERTVEEEEKLEGETNFSAEIDDLTREGEMPIHELLKLYGYSAGGSPEEEDEDVQEEDSSENTCSSKLKEEEKQDLSDQEEDTRSSSDEPPSCSVSHSTAQLICSQPSIYLEGNAEDESEDEEYIPSEDWKKEIMVGSMYQAETPVGLCKYMDNEKVYEDEDQLLWKPELLPEEQVVEFLTEACKRTGEETGVTAIPEGSHVKDNEQALYELVKCDFNADEALRRLKFNVKAAKEEMSVWTEEECRGFEQGLKAYGKDFSSIQANKVRTRSVGECVAFYYMWKKSERYDFFAQQTKLGKRKYILRPGVSDYMERLLDERESSESSGSASPPPSTSNNSKHTSETDSGTNTQNGIGRHCTEEALASDKDDTSQTNGSITCPDISTASKPPHPDPDSSSPSAEVTDIIVKQKEEEQLERPLKRIRTETEPNSEEAVAHNETI; this is encoded by the exons ATGGCGGAG cCTCCCTTAAGTAACGTTAGTCCAGGGATTGAAG TAGGAGATGGTCCAATGGGCCAGGATGAAGACAAGGACTTTGATCCTACAGCAGATATGCTTGTTCATGACTTTGATGATGAGCGGACCGTAGAGGAAGAAGAAAAGCTGGAAGGAGAGACTAACTTCAGTGCTGAAATAGATGATCTCACTCGGGA GGGTGAGATGCCCATTCACGAGCTTCTCAAATTGTATGGCTACAGTGCTGGTGGTTCTCCTGAGGAAGAGGATGAAGATGTTCAAGAAGAGGATTCTTCAGAGAACACTTGCAGCAGTAAACTTAAA GAGGAGGAGAAGCAGGACCTTTCGGATCAAGAGGAGGACACTCGGTCATCCAGTGATGAGCCTCCATCCTGCAGCGTTTCACACAGTACAGCTCAACTTATCTGCTCTCAGCCATCTATCTATTTAGAAG GAAACGCAGAGGATGAGTCTGAAGATGAAGAATATATTCCATCTGAGGACTGGAAGAAG GAAATCATGGTGGGTTCAATGTATCAAGCAGAAACTCCTGTGGGCCTGTGCAAGTATATGGACAATGAAAAAG TGTATGAAGATGAGGATCAGCTTTTGTGGAAACCTGAGTTACTTCCAGAGGAACAAGTAGTGGAGTTTTTAACTGAGGCCTGTAAACGCACCGGAGAAGAGACTGGTGTCACTGCCATTCCTGAAGGATCTCATGTGAAAGACAATGAACAG gCTCTATATGAATTAGTTAAGTGCGACTTTAATGCAGACGAAGCTTTAAGAAGACTGAAGTTTAATGTGAAGGCTGCCAAAG AGGAGATGTCAGTTTGGACGGAAGAAGAGTGTCGAGGTTTTGAGCAAGGACTCAAGGCATATGGGAAAGATTTCAGCTCAATACAAGCAAATAAG GTGAGAACTAGATCTGTAGGGGAATGTGTGGCCTTTTATTACATGTGGAAGAAATCTGAGCGTTATGATTTCTTTGCACAGCAAACCAAGCTTGGGAAAAGAAAATACATCCTTCGACCAGGAGTCTC GGATTATATGGAGCGTCTTCTGGATGAGAGGGAGAGCTCGGAGTCCAGTGGATCTGCCTCTCCTCCTCCCTCCACTTCGAATAACAGCAAACACACGTCAGAGACAGACAGCGGCACAAACACTCAGAACG GCATAGGGAGGCATTGCACGGAGGAGGCGCTTGCCAGTGATAAAGATGATACATCTCAGACGAACGGCTCAATCACGTGTCCAGATATTTCCACAGCAAGCAAGCCTCCGCATCCTGACCCTGACTCCAGCAGCCCGAGCGCAGAGGTCACAGACATCATAGTAAAACAGAAAGAAGAAGAACAGTTGGAAAGACCTCTGAAAAGAATTAGGACTGAGACAGAACCCAACAGTGAAGAGGCTGTCGCCCACAATGAAACCATTTGA
- the mier1a gene encoding mesoderm induction early response protein 1a isoform X2, with product MAEPPLSNVSPGIEVGDGPMGQDEDKDFDPTADMLVHDFDDERTVEEEEKLEGETNFSAEIDDLTREGEMPIHELLKLYGYSAGGSPEEEDEDVQEEDSSENTCSSKLKEEEKQDLSDQEEDTRSSSDEPPSCSVSHSTAQLICSQPSIYLEGNAEDESEDEEYIPSEDWKKEIMVGSMYQAETPVGLCKYMDNEKVYEDEDQLLWKPELLPEEQVVEFLTEACKRTGEETGVTAIPEGSHVKDNEQALYELVKCDFNADEALRRLKFNVKAAKEEMSVWTEEECRGFEQGLKAYGKDFSSIQANKVRTRSVGECVAFYYMWKKSERYDFFAQQTKLGKRKYILRPGVSDYMERLLDERESSESSGSASPPPSTSNNSKHTSETDSGTNTQNGIGRHCTEEALASDKDDTSQTNGSITCPDISTASKPPHPDPDSSSPSAEVTDIIVKQKEEEQLERPLKRIRTETEPNSEEAVAHNETI from the exons ATGGCGGAG cCTCCCTTAAGTAACGTTAGTCCAGGGATTGAAG TAGGAGATGGTCCAATGGGCCAGGATGAAGACAAGGACTTTGATCCTACAGCAGATATGCTTGTTCATGACTTTGATGATGAGCGGACCGTAGAGGAAGAAGAAAAGCTGGAAGGAGAGACTAACTTCAGTGCTGAAATAGATGATCTCACTCGGGAAGGT GAGATGCCCATTCACGAGCTTCTCAAATTGTATGGCTACAGTGCTGGTGGTTCTCCTGAGGAAGAGGATGAAGATGTTCAAGAAGAGGATTCTTCAGAGAACACTTGCAGCAGTAAACTTAAA GAGGAGGAGAAGCAGGACCTTTCGGATCAAGAGGAGGACACTCGGTCATCCAGTGATGAGCCTCCATCCTGCAGCGTTTCACACAGTACAGCTCAACTTATCTGCTCTCAGCCATCTATCTATTTAGAAG GAAACGCAGAGGATGAGTCTGAAGATGAAGAATATATTCCATCTGAGGACTGGAAGAAG GAAATCATGGTGGGTTCAATGTATCAAGCAGAAACTCCTGTGGGCCTGTGCAAGTATATGGACAATGAAAAAG TGTATGAAGATGAGGATCAGCTTTTGTGGAAACCTGAGTTACTTCCAGAGGAACAAGTAGTGGAGTTTTTAACTGAGGCCTGTAAACGCACCGGAGAAGAGACTGGTGTCACTGCCATTCCTGAAGGATCTCATGTGAAAGACAATGAACAG gCTCTATATGAATTAGTTAAGTGCGACTTTAATGCAGACGAAGCTTTAAGAAGACTGAAGTTTAATGTGAAGGCTGCCAAAG AGGAGATGTCAGTTTGGACGGAAGAAGAGTGTCGAGGTTTTGAGCAAGGACTCAAGGCATATGGGAAAGATTTCAGCTCAATACAAGCAAATAAG GTGAGAACTAGATCTGTAGGGGAATGTGTGGCCTTTTATTACATGTGGAAGAAATCTGAGCGTTATGATTTCTTTGCACAGCAAACCAAGCTTGGGAAAAGAAAATACATCCTTCGACCAGGAGTCTC GGATTATATGGAGCGTCTTCTGGATGAGAGGGAGAGCTCGGAGTCCAGTGGATCTGCCTCTCCTCCTCCCTCCACTTCGAATAACAGCAAACACACGTCAGAGACAGACAGCGGCACAAACACTCAGAACG GCATAGGGAGGCATTGCACGGAGGAGGCGCTTGCCAGTGATAAAGATGATACATCTCAGACGAACGGCTCAATCACGTGTCCAGATATTTCCACAGCAAGCAAGCCTCCGCATCCTGACCCTGACTCCAGCAGCCCGAGCGCAGAGGTCACAGACATCATAGTAAAACAGAAAGAAGAAGAACAGTTGGAAAGACCTCTGAAAAGAATTAGGACTGAGACAGAACCCAACAGTGAAGAGGCTGTCGCCCACAATGAAACCATTTGA
- the mier1a gene encoding mesoderm induction early response protein 1a isoform X4 has translation MAEPPLSNVSPGIEVGDGPMGQDEDKDFDPTADMLVHDFDDERTVEEEEKLEGETNFSAEIDDLTREGEMPIHELLKLYGYSAGGSPEEEDEDVQEEDSSENTCSSKLKEEEKQDLSDQEEDTRSSSDEPPSCSVSHSTAQLICSQPSIYLEGNAEDESEDEEYIPSEDWKKEIMVGSMYQAETPVGLCKYMDNEKVYEDEDQLLWKPELLPEEQVVEFLTEACKRTGEETGVTAIPEGSHVKDNEQALYELVKCDFNADEALRRLKFNVKAAKEEMSVWTEEECRGFEQGLKAYGKDFSSIQANKQTKLGKRKYILRPGVSDYMERLLDERESSESSGSASPPPSTSNNSKHTSETDSGTNTQNGIGRHCTEEALASDKDDTSQTNGSITCPDISTASKPPHPDPDSSSPSAEVTDIIVKQKEEEQLERPLKRIRTETEPNSEEAVAHNETI, from the exons ATGGCGGAG cCTCCCTTAAGTAACGTTAGTCCAGGGATTGAAG TAGGAGATGGTCCAATGGGCCAGGATGAAGACAAGGACTTTGATCCTACAGCAGATATGCTTGTTCATGACTTTGATGATGAGCGGACCGTAGAGGAAGAAGAAAAGCTGGAAGGAGAGACTAACTTCAGTGCTGAAATAGATGATCTCACTCGGGA GGGTGAGATGCCCATTCACGAGCTTCTCAAATTGTATGGCTACAGTGCTGGTGGTTCTCCTGAGGAAGAGGATGAAGATGTTCAAGAAGAGGATTCTTCAGAGAACACTTGCAGCAGTAAACTTAAA GAGGAGGAGAAGCAGGACCTTTCGGATCAAGAGGAGGACACTCGGTCATCCAGTGATGAGCCTCCATCCTGCAGCGTTTCACACAGTACAGCTCAACTTATCTGCTCTCAGCCATCTATCTATTTAGAAG GAAACGCAGAGGATGAGTCTGAAGATGAAGAATATATTCCATCTGAGGACTGGAAGAAG GAAATCATGGTGGGTTCAATGTATCAAGCAGAAACTCCTGTGGGCCTGTGCAAGTATATGGACAATGAAAAAG TGTATGAAGATGAGGATCAGCTTTTGTGGAAACCTGAGTTACTTCCAGAGGAACAAGTAGTGGAGTTTTTAACTGAGGCCTGTAAACGCACCGGAGAAGAGACTGGTGTCACTGCCATTCCTGAAGGATCTCATGTGAAAGACAATGAACAG gCTCTATATGAATTAGTTAAGTGCGACTTTAATGCAGACGAAGCTTTAAGAAGACTGAAGTTTAATGTGAAGGCTGCCAAAG AGGAGATGTCAGTTTGGACGGAAGAAGAGTGTCGAGGTTTTGAGCAAGGACTCAAGGCATATGGGAAAGATTTCAGCTCAATACAAGCAAATAAG CAAACCAAGCTTGGGAAAAGAAAATACATCCTTCGACCAGGAGTCTC GGATTATATGGAGCGTCTTCTGGATGAGAGGGAGAGCTCGGAGTCCAGTGGATCTGCCTCTCCTCCTCCCTCCACTTCGAATAACAGCAAACACACGTCAGAGACAGACAGCGGCACAAACACTCAGAACG GCATAGGGAGGCATTGCACGGAGGAGGCGCTTGCCAGTGATAAAGATGATACATCTCAGACGAACGGCTCAATCACGTGTCCAGATATTTCCACAGCAAGCAAGCCTCCGCATCCTGACCCTGACTCCAGCAGCCCGAGCGCAGAGGTCACAGACATCATAGTAAAACAGAAAGAAGAAGAACAGTTGGAAAGACCTCTGAAAAGAATTAGGACTGAGACAGAACCCAACAGTGAAGAGGCTGTCGCCCACAATGAAACCATTTGA
- the mier1a gene encoding mesoderm induction early response protein 1a isoform X3 yields MAEPPLSNVSPGIEGDGPMGQDEDKDFDPTADMLVHDFDDERTVEEEEKLEGETNFSAEIDDLTREGEMPIHELLKLYGYSAGGSPEEEDEDVQEEDSSENTCSSKLKEEEKQDLSDQEEDTRSSSDEPPSCSVSHSTAQLICSQPSIYLEGNAEDESEDEEYIPSEDWKKEIMVGSMYQAETPVGLCKYMDNEKVYEDEDQLLWKPELLPEEQVVEFLTEACKRTGEETGVTAIPEGSHVKDNEQALYELVKCDFNADEALRRLKFNVKAAKEEMSVWTEEECRGFEQGLKAYGKDFSSIQANKVRTRSVGECVAFYYMWKKSERYDFFAQQTKLGKRKYILRPGVSDYMERLLDERESSESSGSASPPPSTSNNSKHTSETDSGTNTQNGIGRHCTEEALASDKDDTSQTNGSITCPDISTASKPPHPDPDSSSPSAEVTDIIVKQKEEEQLERPLKRIRTETEPNSEEAVAHNETI; encoded by the exons ATGGCGGAG cCTCCCTTAAGTAACGTTAGTCCAGGGATTGAAG GAGATGGTCCAATGGGCCAGGATGAAGACAAGGACTTTGATCCTACAGCAGATATGCTTGTTCATGACTTTGATGATGAGCGGACCGTAGAGGAAGAAGAAAAGCTGGAAGGAGAGACTAACTTCAGTGCTGAAATAGATGATCTCACTCGGGA GGGTGAGATGCCCATTCACGAGCTTCTCAAATTGTATGGCTACAGTGCTGGTGGTTCTCCTGAGGAAGAGGATGAAGATGTTCAAGAAGAGGATTCTTCAGAGAACACTTGCAGCAGTAAACTTAAA GAGGAGGAGAAGCAGGACCTTTCGGATCAAGAGGAGGACACTCGGTCATCCAGTGATGAGCCTCCATCCTGCAGCGTTTCACACAGTACAGCTCAACTTATCTGCTCTCAGCCATCTATCTATTTAGAAG GAAACGCAGAGGATGAGTCTGAAGATGAAGAATATATTCCATCTGAGGACTGGAAGAAG GAAATCATGGTGGGTTCAATGTATCAAGCAGAAACTCCTGTGGGCCTGTGCAAGTATATGGACAATGAAAAAG TGTATGAAGATGAGGATCAGCTTTTGTGGAAACCTGAGTTACTTCCAGAGGAACAAGTAGTGGAGTTTTTAACTGAGGCCTGTAAACGCACCGGAGAAGAGACTGGTGTCACTGCCATTCCTGAAGGATCTCATGTGAAAGACAATGAACAG gCTCTATATGAATTAGTTAAGTGCGACTTTAATGCAGACGAAGCTTTAAGAAGACTGAAGTTTAATGTGAAGGCTGCCAAAG AGGAGATGTCAGTTTGGACGGAAGAAGAGTGTCGAGGTTTTGAGCAAGGACTCAAGGCATATGGGAAAGATTTCAGCTCAATACAAGCAAATAAG GTGAGAACTAGATCTGTAGGGGAATGTGTGGCCTTTTATTACATGTGGAAGAAATCTGAGCGTTATGATTTCTTTGCACAGCAAACCAAGCTTGGGAAAAGAAAATACATCCTTCGACCAGGAGTCTC GGATTATATGGAGCGTCTTCTGGATGAGAGGGAGAGCTCGGAGTCCAGTGGATCTGCCTCTCCTCCTCCCTCCACTTCGAATAACAGCAAACACACGTCAGAGACAGACAGCGGCACAAACACTCAGAACG GCATAGGGAGGCATTGCACGGAGGAGGCGCTTGCCAGTGATAAAGATGATACATCTCAGACGAACGGCTCAATCACGTGTCCAGATATTTCCACAGCAAGCAAGCCTCCGCATCCTGACCCTGACTCCAGCAGCCCGAGCGCAGAGGTCACAGACATCATAGTAAAACAGAAAGAAGAAGAACAGTTGGAAAGACCTCTGAAAAGAATTAGGACTGAGACAGAACCCAACAGTGAAGAGGCTGTCGCCCACAATGAAACCATTTGA